In Phragmites australis chromosome 24, lpPhrAust1.1, whole genome shotgun sequence, the following are encoded in one genomic region:
- the LOC133907215 gene encoding uncharacterized protein LOC133907215 — protein sequence MEDLTRAELPWEQLVLCADPNRVALQKTLLEFDAQGLVDRPGHQNPETIQIPGVDEVTGCASSASGGSAASSRPQTSGMGAAGGPAQNGGASATGSRPQASGAGARTQNSSAGAAGGRPQAGRGAAAGNSRQAGGGGAAGSGAATAPGDKGKRPRTFVPTPTSSSSLLPPRQRPLAGGAKEGGRGGQSFGAGFVTEVASTVLEPKDQGRHSSGSTASAQAGQPLATGTRAPEPRDQGRHRSACTASAQTSPPPEKDSAVAPQSPPPKRRWEDSGPKPSGPEYKIPESRWQYRRPKTA from the coding sequence atgGAGGACCTGACCCGGGCAGAGCTTCCCTGGGAGCAACTGGTGCTTTGCGCTGACCCGAACCGGGTGGCGCTACAAAAGACACTgctggagttcgacgcccaggggctggtcgaccgaCCAGGGCACCAGAACCCCgagactatccagattcccggggtggatgaggtGACCGGCTGCGCTTCGAGTGCCTCCGGCGGGAGCGCCGCTAGCAGCAGGCCGCAGACGAGCGGCATGGGGGCTGCGGGCGGCCCGGCGCAGAACGGTGGCGCGAGCGCCACGGGTAGCAGGCCGCAGGCCAGTGGCGCGGGCGCCAGGACGCAGAACAGCAGCGCGGGCGCCGCGggtggcaggccgcaggccggcCGTGGGGCTGCCGCAGGCAACAGCCGCCAggccggtggaggaggtgcCGCCGGCAGTGGGGCGGCGACagcgccgggggacaaagggaaaCGCCCCCGGACTTTCGTTCCTACACcgacgtcctcgtcgtcgctgtTGCCTCCGCGACAGCGGCCGCTGGCtggcggcgcgaaggagggaggtcGGGGCGGCCAATCGTTCGGTGCGGGGTTTGTGACGGAGGTGGCATCTACAGTTCTAGAACCCaaagaccaaggccggcactcgagcgggtctacagcgagtgcccaagctggCCAACCACTGGCGACAGGCACCCGGGCGCCAgagcccagagaccaaggccggcacaGGAGCGCGtgtacagcgagtgcccaaacCAGCCCGCCACCGGAGAAGGACTCCGCggtggccccgcagagccccccacCAAAGAGGAGGTGGGAAGATTCTGGGCCAAAGCCGTCGGGCCCGGAGTACAAGATCCCGGAATCacgatggcaataccgaagaccgaAGACTGCGTAA
- the LOC133907773 gene encoding uncharacterized protein LOC133907773, whose product MELLPCTAILLLLSSSLAAAISPAGTIERVTKQQILASIPQAGGPPVLFLKSPSGKYAAYFVRTHTVPGAGGLGADFCYVEVVEATAAHGGAEGEVEAAGGTSVWESECRPVSTVNTCALLFSWDGLEVFDGSEEVWHGETNRDGTNFLQTLELVDDGDMRIRDKDGELAWRASDEPRHAQRCGAPGSPGLAAALPPFAEPLGAHSSNLPFGQVPDGNGHSVELPTGELPQAADVGGGAAAFGGATTGLVGAAGQGEHDAAAVEGFGSQPLVDNSPYDSGAWRDGPGSHLTAIGAALFISALLGAMGVGL is encoded by the coding sequence ATGGAGCTCCTCCCTTGCACTGCCATCCTCCTACTCCTCTCTTCCTCGCTCGCAGCGGCTATATCGCCGGCGGGGACGATTGAACGCGTGACGAAGCAGCAGATCCTGGCGAGCATCCCGCAGGCCGGGGGCCCGCCCGTGCTGTTCCTCAAGTCGCCGTCCGGCAAGTACGCGGCCTACTTCGTGCGCACCCACACCGTGCCGGGCGCCGGCGGGCTGGGCGCCGACTTCTGCTACGTCGAGGTGGTCGAAGCAACGGCCGCCCACGGCGGCGCCGAGGGCGAGGTGGAGGCCGCTGGCGGCACGAGCGTGTGGGAGTCTGAGTGCCGGCCGGTTAGCACGGTGAACACGTGCGCGCTGCTCTTCTCGTGGGACGGGCTGGAGGTGTTCGACGGCAGTGAGGAGGTGTGGCACGGCGAGACCAACCGCGACGGCACCAACTTCCTCCAGACCCTCGAGCTCGTCGACGACGGTGACATGCGCATCCGCGACAAGGACGGCGAGCTCGCCTGGCGTGCCAGCGACGAGCCGCGCCACGCGCAGCGGTGCGGCGCGCCGGGCTCCCCCGggctcgccgccgcgctcccGCCCTTCGCAGAGCCCCTCGGCGCGCACAGCAGTAATCTGCCCTTCGGCCAGGTACCAGACGGCAACGGCCACTCGGTCGAGCTGCCTACGGGAGAGCTGCCGCAGGCGGCCGATGTCGGCGGAGGAGCAGCGGCCTTCGGTGGCGCCACGACAGGACTGGTCGGGGCCGCCGGTCAGGGAGAGCACGACGCGGCGGCCGTGGAGGGGTTCGGCAGCCAGCCGCTTGTTGACAACAGCCCCTATGACAGTGGGGCCTGGAGGGACGGGCCTGGGTCCCACCTCACTGCCATTGGCGCCGCTCTGTTCATCTCCGCCCTGCTTGGCGCCATGGGTGTGGGTCTCTAA